A single Cellulomonas sp. SLBN-39 DNA region contains:
- a CDS encoding alpha/beta hydrolase, translating to MTGSEQPPRAQRLRATDLHPQLRRTFRLVPNPPVRRRWTLALMQAGGSSRRPPRVLQGVGHRYVDLADGRGAGVHVFTPAGARPRAAVLWVHGGGMVVGSAAQDHARCVALARDLDLVVVSAEYRLAPGHPYPAPLDDVHAAWTWVLEHADEIGVDPARVAVGGQSAGGGLAAGLVLRVHDEGGPQPAAQWLFCPMLDDRTAADRSHDAVRHYVWNNASNRAGWSAYLGDAPGGDDVPAYAAPARRTDLSGLPPAWVGVGDVDLFHAEDADYARRLSDAGVPCVLDVVPGGPHALESLAADAPVSREYRTRAEDWLAARLGVARPSGEEAAPVA from the coding sequence GTGACCGGTTCCGAGCAGCCCCCGCGCGCGCAGCGCCTGCGGGCCACCGACCTGCACCCGCAGCTGCGGCGCACGTTCCGCCTGGTGCCGAACCCGCCGGTGCGGCGGCGGTGGACGCTGGCGCTCATGCAGGCCGGGGGCTCCAGCCGACGCCCGCCACGCGTGCTGCAGGGCGTGGGGCACCGGTACGTCGACCTCGCCGACGGGCGGGGCGCGGGCGTGCACGTGTTCACCCCGGCGGGAGCGCGCCCGCGCGCGGCCGTGCTGTGGGTGCACGGCGGCGGCATGGTGGTGGGCAGCGCCGCGCAGGACCACGCGCGGTGCGTGGCGCTGGCGCGCGACCTCGACCTCGTGGTCGTCTCGGCGGAGTACCGCCTCGCACCCGGGCACCCGTACCCGGCGCCGCTCGACGACGTCCACGCGGCGTGGACGTGGGTGCTGGAGCACGCGGACGAGATCGGCGTCGACCCGGCGCGCGTCGCCGTGGGCGGGCAGAGCGCCGGCGGCGGCCTGGCCGCGGGGCTGGTGCTGCGCGTGCACGACGAGGGCGGTCCGCAGCCGGCGGCGCAGTGGCTGTTCTGCCCGATGCTCGACGACCGCACCGCCGCGGACCGCTCGCACGACGCGGTGCGCCACTACGTGTGGAACAACGCGTCCAACCGGGCGGGGTGGTCCGCGTACCTCGGCGACGCACCCGGCGGGGACGACGTGCCGGCGTACGCGGCGCCCGCGCGGCGCACCGACCTGTCGGGCCTGCCGCCCGCCTGGGTGGGCGTGGGCGACGTCGACCTCTTCCACGCCGAGGACGCCGACTACGCGCGCCGCCTGTCGGACGCGGGGGTGCCCTGCGTCCTCGACGTCGTGCCCGGCGGCCCGCACGCGCTGGAGTCGCTCGCCGCCGACGCCCCGGTCTCCCGCGAGTACCGCACCCGCGCCGAGGACTGGCTGGCTGCCCGGCTCGGCGTGGCGCGCCCGTCCGGCGAGGAGGCGGCACCGGTAGCGTGA
- a CDS encoding TetR/AcrR family transcriptional regulator C-terminal domain-containing protein has translation MGAPGTSPRRERLNRERVLAAAVALADAEGVDALSMRRLADHLGVVPMALYKHVAHKDALLDGMVEHVIAEIDAPDPDAGWRAALRARTLSARGALLRHPWARRVLETRTTQTPAVLEYLDATIAVLRRDGFSDELTHHVMHALGSRVWGFTQELFVAPAPAAPPDPEMLRAVMERFPNVAAIAAPARHDGATVVGPGCDDQAEFEFALDLVLDGIALRHAQGWTPPPPTAPEVTP, from the coding sequence GTGGGAGCACCCGGCACGTCGCCGCGCCGCGAGCGTCTGAACCGCGAGCGCGTGCTCGCCGCCGCGGTCGCCCTGGCCGACGCCGAGGGCGTGGACGCGCTGAGCATGCGGCGCCTCGCGGACCACCTCGGCGTGGTGCCGATGGCGCTGTACAAGCACGTCGCGCACAAGGACGCGCTGCTCGACGGCATGGTCGAGCACGTGATCGCCGAGATCGACGCCCCGGACCCGGACGCGGGCTGGCGGGCGGCGCTGCGCGCGCGCACCCTGTCGGCCCGCGGCGCGCTGCTGCGGCACCCGTGGGCGCGGCGGGTGCTGGAGACCCGGACCACGCAGACCCCCGCGGTGCTCGAGTACCTGGACGCGACGATCGCGGTGCTGCGTCGTGACGGGTTCTCGGACGAGCTGACGCACCACGTGATGCACGCGCTCGGCAGCCGGGTGTGGGGGTTCACGCAGGAGCTGTTCGTCGCCCCCGCGCCGGCGGCTCCCCCGGACCCGGAGATGCTGCGGGCGGTGATGGAGCGGTTCCCGAACGTCGCGGCGATCGCGGCCCCCGCCCGCCACGACGGCGCGACCGTGGTGGGCCCGGGCTGCGACGACCAGGCCGAGTTCGAGTTCGCGCTGGACCTGGTGCTCGACGGCATCGCGCTGCGGCACGCGCAGGGCTGGACCCCTCCTCCCCCGACGGCACCCGAGGTGACCCCGTGA